The Psychroflexus sp. ALD_RP9 region TAGTTTTAAATCTATTAAAAACGACTTTTTTGAAATTGCTAAACAAATTGAAATCTTCACGAATTTATATAAAGAAATTAATATGAATTATGTAGATGAAGTAAATCCTGCTGAATTGATGGATACAGCTATAACTGCTATGTTAGCTGATTTAGATCCTTATACCGTTTATTATAATGAGCAAGAAGTGCAGAATGGTAAATTAAACTATGCTGCAAATTTTTCTGGAATTGGTATTCAAGTAGATGTATTTAGCGATAAACTCTTAGTTAAATCGGTTAAAAAAAATAGTCCTGCAAACCAAAGCGGAGTTAAAATTGGTGATGAAATTATACAAATTAATCAAGTACGCATCAATCAATACCAAGATGATGCGGGAACTTTGCTAAAAGGAAAACCTGGTAGTAAAGTAAAACTAACTGTTAAACGAAATAACAGCACAAAAACACTACAAATTACCCGTGAACGCGATAAAAAAATAGCAGTACCTTTTTATAAATTGGTCGATGAATCTGGTTATATAGTGCTATCACAATTTAGTCGTTCAGCTTCTGATGAAGTAATAGAAGCTTTTTCTGATTTAAAAGATCAAGGCGCAACTTCTATTATTCTTGACTTAAGGAATAATCCTGGAGGTTTACTTTCTGAAGCCATCAATATTGTTAACATTTTTGTAGAAAAAGGCACTACTATTGTCACTACAAAATCTATTATCGAAAAATATAATCGCACTTATGTTACTCAAAATCGTGCTCTAGATACCCAAATTCCAGTTGCTGTTTTAATCAACTCTAACAGTGCTTCAGCTAGTGAAATTGTCTCTGGTAGCCTTCAAGATTTAGATCGTGGCGTTATTATTGGGCATCGTAGTTTTGGTAAAGGCTTAGTACAAAGACCTAAACCACTTAATTATGGTACGCAAGCTAAAATTACCATTTCACGCTATTATACACCAAGTGGTAGAAGTATTCAATCTTTAGATTATATTGATGGTGAAGCAGTTAGAAAAACAGAAGATACTTACCAAAAATTTACGACTAAAAATGGTCGTGATGTATTTAGTGGTGGCGGTGTGATGCCTGATGTGTTATTAAACCAAGACCAACAGTCTGATTTTGTAAAAGATTTAGTTAATAAAAATCAAATCTTCAATTTTATTTTAAATCAATCTAAGACTGAAATGAGCTTAGATGAAATTGCTCAGATAAATTTAATGAAGGATTTTAAGTCTTATTTAAATGATGTCTATTTTAACTATCAAACTAAAACTGAAGTACAATTGCAAAAACTTAAAACTTCAGCTGAAAATGAAGTAATATTTAATCAAATTAATCGTCAAATTAAAGATTTAGAAGACCAATTAGCTTCAATTGAAGATGATTTACTTCAACAATCAGCTGAAGCAATAAATCTGTTACTACATCAAGAATTGGTAAGACATCAATACTTTGAAGATGGCGTTTATCAATATCAAGTAAAGTATGGCGAAACTGTAAAAACAGCGGTTAATCTTTTAAGTAACATCAAGAAGTATCAAAACGTTTTACAGCCTTAAAGATTAAACTTTTATAAAGGAATGAAGGTTATTTAGGAATTAAAGCTTTTAATTCTTCTAAAGTATTAGCTTCGGTTGTGGGTTTATCTTTTCGCCAGCGTACAATTCTAGGAAATCTTGTAGCAACGCCACTTTTATGACGTTTAGATGTAGCTATACCTTCAAAGGCAATTTCAAAAACATGATGTGGTTTTACACTTCTAACCGGACCAAAACGCTCTAAAGTATTAGCTTTAATCCATTTATCAATTTCTTTAAATTCGGCATCTGTTAAGCCTGAATAAGCTTTAGCAAAGGTAACAAGATGTTCATGATTGTTATCCCATAAAGCAAAGGTATAATCTGTAAATAAGTTACTTCGCCGGCCATGACCGCGCATGGCATAAGTTAAAACAGCATCGATGGTAAACGGGTCTGATTTCCATTTATACCAATCGCCTTTTTTACGGCCAACACCATAGCTTGATGCTAAACGTTTAATCATCAAGCCTTCCGATTTTTTTTCTCTTGCTGTTTCTCGCTCATTGGCTGCATCTTGCCAAGATTGAAATTGCATAATGTGAGATAAATGAAATGCTTTAATTTTTGTTTGGTAAGTTGCATACAAATGGTCTAATGAACGTCGTCTTTCTTGATAAGGTTGACTTCTAATATCTTGATTATTAAACTCTAACAAATCGTAAGCTTTAAAGATGACAGGTATGTTTTGCAGCATTTTTTTAGATACAGTTTTACGATTGATGCGCTGTTGGAGGTCTTTAAAATCGCCAATACTTTGGTTTGGAAAGGCTAGAATTTCACCATCTAAAACAGTACCATCTGGTAAAATTTCAGCAAATCTCTTAAATTCTGGAAATTGATGGGTAACTAATTCTTCACCACGACTCCAAACAAAACATTCTTTTTGACGACAAATAATTTGTGCGCGAATACCATCCCATTTATGCTCGAAATAAAACTTTGAAACCTCTGTTTTATTTACCAATTCATCTTCAACTGGGTAAGCTAAATAAAATGGATAGGGTTTTGATAAGTCTGCTTTTGGATTAGGTTCTAAAACTAATTCTTGAAAAGATAGTTCGGTTGGTTTCCAGTTTCCCATTAATTTAAAAGCTAAGGTTTCTTCATCGATTTCTGTGGCTTTAG contains the following coding sequences:
- a CDS encoding S41 family peptidase — protein: MKKSFIIFSLVSILGLGLFSFKSIKNDFFEIAKQIEIFTNLYKEINMNYVDEVNPAELMDTAITAMLADLDPYTVYYNEQEVQNGKLNYAANFSGIGIQVDVFSDKLLVKSVKKNSPANQSGVKIGDEIIQINQVRINQYQDDAGTLLKGKPGSKVKLTVKRNNSTKTLQITRERDKKIAVPFYKLVDESGYIVLSQFSRSASDEVIEAFSDLKDQGATSIILDLRNNPGGLLSEAINIVNIFVEKGTTIVTTKSIIEKYNRTYVTQNRALDTQIPVAVLINSNSASASEIVSGSLQDLDRGVIIGHRSFGKGLVQRPKPLNYGTQAKITISRYYTPSGRSIQSLDYIDGEAVRKTEDTYQKFTTKNGRDVFSGGGVMPDVLLNQDQQSDFVKDLVNKNQIFNFILNQSKTEMSLDEIAQINLMKDFKSYLNDVYFNYQTKTEVQLQKLKTSAENEVIFNQINRQIKDLEDQLASIEDDLLQQSAEAINLLLHQELVRHQYFEDGVYQYQVKYGETVKTAVNLLSNIKKYQNVLQP
- a CDS encoding ATP-dependent DNA ligase; its protein translation is MKLFAELVKTIDSTNKTNAKVEALAHYFKTAPDQDKVWTIAILSHRRPKRPINSTLIREYASELANIPLWLFEESYHIVGDLAETIALVVPSSSQNSDKTLTQFINEIIALKSSSETEKKDYLIKNWQSLNYYERFVFTKLITGGFRIGVSQKLMTRALSKATEIDEETLAFKLMGNWKPTELSFQELVLEPNPKADLSKPYPFYLAYPVEDELVNKTEVSKFYFEHKWDGIRAQIICRQKECFVWSRGEELVTHQFPEFKRFAEILPDGTVLDGEILAFPNQSIGDFKDLQQRINRKTVSKKMLQNIPVIFKAYDLLEFNNQDIRSQPYQERRRSLDHLYATYQTKIKAFHLSHIMQFQSWQDAANERETAREKKSEGLMIKRLASSYGVGRKKGDWYKWKSDPFTIDAVLTYAMRGHGRRSNLFTDYTFALWDNNHEHLVTFAKAYSGLTDAEFKEIDKWIKANTLERFGPVRSVKPHHVFEIAFEGIATSKRHKSGVATRFPRIVRWRKDKPTTEANTLEELKALIPK